The following nucleotide sequence is from Desulfobacterales bacterium.
AAGAAAAAAGATTAGATGTTGTTATAACTTATTTAGACCGAAGGTATGTAGTAGAATTGAAAGTTTGGCATGGACCTGAAGCTCATGCAAAAGGAATTTTACAATTAAAAGATTACATAGATCGGATCGGAGTCAATGAAGGGTACCTGATGATTTATGACTTTCGCGGAAAAAAAGAATGGAAGCAGGAACAAATCATGGTTGACAACAAAGAAATTTTTATGATTTGGGTATAAGGGTGGCCTTGATATTTGCCGATAACTGGAGGATAAGCGATGAAAAAATTTAATTATACAGGTGTTTGTATCCCTGAAAAGCATTATATGGTTAATATTTCCAATAAGCTTTCCAAAATTATGGAAATGATAGAAGAAGGAGAATATTTTACAATCAACAGACCGAGACAATACGGAAAAACGACGACGCTGTATTTGTTATCAAAAGATTTACAGAAAAGAAAAGATTTTTTTGTTTTAAAGATGAGTTTTGAAGGTATGGGAGATGAAAGTTATAAAAACGAAAAATCTTTTATAGAAAGCTTATTTTTACAGATTGAGCGTGTATTTATTTTTTTAAGTGAAGAAAATTTACTGAATTTGTTAATTCAACATAAACACATTAGCAACTTGAATGAATTTGGTTGTTTTATAACCAAATTAATCATTACAGCTAACCGTAAAGTAGTTCTGCTTATTGATGAAGTGGATAAAAGCAGTAATAATCAGTTGTTTTTAAATTTTTTGGGAATGCTTCGGAATAAATATTTATTAAGCAATCAAGGTGAAGATCAAACCTTTCACAGTGTTATACTTGCAGGTGTTCATGATGTAAAAAGTTTAAAATTAAAAATAAGGCCTTCTGACGAACAAAAATACAACAGCCCTTGGAATATTGCTGTAGATTTTAAAGTAGATTTGAGTTTCTCATCTGAAGAAATAAGCACTATGCTGGATGAATATCGCATAGATAGAAATGTAAAAATGGATGTGCGGCAAATTTCTGAAAAGCTTTATTACTACACTTCAGGTTATCCATTTTTAGTAAGTAAGCTTTGCCGTATTATTGATGATGATATTATGTCTAAAAAAAAAGAAATAGAATGGACGGAAAAAGATATTGAAGAAGCTGTCCAGATAATTCTTAAAGAAAGCAATACCAATTTTGACAGCCTGATTAAAAATTTAGAAAACAATGAAGAATTATATAAAACAGTATATCAAATCATCATGGAAGGGGAAAAGAAAACTTATAATACAGATAATCCAACGATTCGTTTGGGAGAAATGTATGGAGTTTTTGGCCCTAAAGAAGGAATTGTAAAGGTTCATAACCGTATTTATGAACAAAGAATTTACAATTATTTAAGCTCAAAGCTTGAAACATCAATGAATATAGGAAGCTACAATTTTAGGGATAATTTTTTACAGGCGGACGGCTATTTAGATTTTTCAAAAATTCTAATTAAATTTCAGGAATTTATGCGCAAAGAATATAGTGAGAGAGATTCTTTTTTTTTAGAGCGGAACGGACGCTTAATTTTTTTGGCTTTTTTAAAGCCTGTCATTAATGGTAAAGGGTATGATTTCAAAGAAGTGCAGATATCTGAAGAAAAAAGATTAGATGTTGTTATAACTTATTTAGACCGAAGGTATGTAGTAGAATTGAAAGTTTGGCATGGACCTGAAGCTCATGCAAAAGGAATTTTACAATTAAAAGATTACATAGATCGGATCGGAGTCAATGAAGGGTACCTGATGATTTATGACTTTCGCGGAAAAAAAGAATGGAAGCAGGAACAAATCATGGTTGACAACAAAGAAATTTTTATGATTTGGGTATAAGGGTGGCCTTGATATTTGCCGATAACTGGAGGATAAGCGATGAAAAAATTTAATTATACAGGTGTTTGTATCCCTGAAAAGCATTATATGGTTAATATTTCCAATAAGCTTTCCAAAATTATGGAAATGATAGAAGAAGGAGAATATTTTACAATCAACAGACCGAGACAATACGGAAAAACGACGACGCTGTATTTGTTATCAAAAGATTTACAGAAAAGAAAAGATTTTTTTGTTTTAAAGATGAGTTTTGAAGGTATGGGAGATGAAAGTTATAAAAACGAAAAATCTTTTATAGAAAGCTTATTTTTACAGATTGAGCGTGTATTTATTTTTTTAAGTGAAGAAAATTTACTGAATTTGTTAATTCAACATAAACACATTAGCAACTTGAATGAATTTGGTTGTTTTATAACCAAATTAATCATTACAGCTAACCGTAAAGTAGTTCTGCTTATTGATGAAGTGGATAAAAGCAGTAATAATCAGTTGTTTTTAAATTTTTTGGGAATGCTTCGGAATAAATATTTATTAAGCAATCAAGGTGAAGATCAAACCTTTCACAGTGTTATACTTGCAGGTGTTCATGATGTAAAAAGTTTAAAATTAAAAATAAGGCCTTCTGACGAACAAAAATACAACAGCCCTTGGAATATTGCTGTAGATTTTAAAGTAGATTTGAGTTTCTCATCTGAAGAAATAAGCACTATGCTGGATGAATATCGCATAGATAGAAATGTAAAAATGGATGTGCGGCAAATTTCTGAAAAGCTTTATTACTACACGTCAGGTTATCCATTTTTAGTAAGTAAGCTTTGCCGTATTATTGATGATGATATTATGTCTAAAAAAAAAGAAATAGAATGGACGGAAAAAGATATTGAAGAAGCTGTCCAGATAATTCTTAAAGAAAGCAATACCAATTTTGACAGCCTGATTAAAAATTTAGAAAACAATGAAGAATTATATAAAACAGTATATCAAATCATCATGGAAGGGGAAAAGAAAACTTATAATACAGATAATCCAACGATTCGTTTGGGAGAAATGTATGGAGTTTTTGGCCCTAAAGAAGGAATTGTAAAGGTTCATAACCGTATTTATGAACAAAGAATTTACAATTATTTAAGCTCAAAGCTTGAAACATCAATGAATATAGGAAGCTACAATTTTAGGGATAATTTTTTACAGGCGGACGGCTATTTAGATTTTTCAAAAATTCTAATTAAATTTCAGGAATTTATGCGCAAAGAATATAGTGAGAGAGATTCTTCTTTTTTAGAGCGGAACGGACGCTTAATTTTTTTGGCTTTTTTAAA
It contains:
- a CDS encoding AAA family ATPase — its product is MKKFNYTGVCIPEKHYMVNISNKLSKIMEMIEEGEYFTINRPRQYGKTTTLYLLSKDLQKRKDFFVLKMSFEGMGDESYKNEKSFIESLFLQIERVFIFLSEENLLNLLIQHKHISNLNEFGCFITKLIITANRKVVLLIDEVDKSSNNQLFLNFLGMLRNKYLLSNQGEDQTFHSVILAGVHDVKSLKLKIRPSDEQKYNSPWNIAVDFKVDLSFSSEEISTMLDEYRIDRNVKMDVRQISEKLYYYTSGYPFLVSKLCRIIDDDIMSKKKEIEWTEKDIEEAVQIILKESNTNFDSLIKNLENNEELYKTVYQIIMEGEKKTYNTDNPTIRLGEMYGVFGPKEGIVKVHNRIYEQRIYNYLSSKLETSMNIGSYNFRDNFLQADGYLDFSKILIKFQEFMRKEYSERDSSFLERNGRLIFLAFLKPVINGKGYDFKEVQISEEKRLDVVITYLDRRYVVELKVWHGPEAHAKGILQLKDYIDRIGVNEGYLVIYDFRGKKEWKQEQIMVEGKKIFMIWV
- a CDS encoding AAA family ATPase, whose translation is EKRLDVVITYLDRRYVVELKVWHGPEAHAKGILQLKDYIDRIGVNEGYLMIYDFRGKKEWKQEQIMVDNKEIFMIWV
- a CDS encoding AAA family ATPase, which translates into the protein MKKFNYTGVCIPEKHYMVNISNKLSKIMEMIEEGEYFTINRPRQYGKTTTLYLLSKDLQKRKDFFVLKMSFEGMGDESYKNEKSFIESLFLQIERVFIFLSEENLLNLLIQHKHISNLNEFGCFITKLIITANRKVVLLIDEVDKSSNNQLFLNFLGMLRNKYLLSNQGEDQTFHSVILAGVHDVKSLKLKIRPSDEQKYNSPWNIAVDFKVDLSFSSEEISTMLDEYRIDRNVKMDVRQISEKLYYYTSGYPFLVSKLCRIIDDDIMSKKKEIEWTEKDIEEAVQIILKESNTNFDSLIKNLENNEELYKTVYQIIMEGEKKTYNTDNPTIRLGEMYGVFGPKEGIVKVHNRIYEQRIYNYLSSKLETSMNIGSYNFRDNFLQADGYLDFSKILIKFQEFMRKEYSERDSFFLERNGRLIFLAFLKPVINGKGYDFKEVQISEEKRLDVVITYLDRRYVVELKVWHGPEAHAKGILQLKDYIDRIGVNEGYLMIYDFRGKKEWKQEQIMVDNKEIFMIWV